The following proteins come from a genomic window of Pseudomonas hygromyciniae:
- a CDS encoding acyl-CoA thioesterase: MRFSDLLDAARNNPLDVSIPAQWAQGRATFGGLVAALQYEAFRAQVPADRPLRSLAVTFVGPVAPDVSASYQVQVLREGKAVSQLLGQVVQGGEVMTLAQASFGASRPSEIDVPALPAPTFKHWDECQELPYIKGVTPEFMRHLAMRWSVGGLPFTGNKSREMGGWVRLRGDVKEEPLTEAHILALVDAWPPALLPHLKRPAAGSTLTWTIEFIQPLAQLTTLDWCQYHVEIEHARDGYGHAAAMLWGPDGQLIAISRQTVVVFA; the protein is encoded by the coding sequence ATGCGCTTTAGTGATTTGCTCGACGCCGCCCGTAATAACCCGTTGGACGTGTCTATCCCGGCGCAATGGGCCCAGGGCCGTGCCACCTTTGGCGGCCTGGTTGCCGCCTTGCAATACGAAGCCTTTCGCGCTCAGGTGCCGGCAGACCGGCCGTTGCGTTCGTTGGCCGTGACCTTTGTCGGGCCGGTGGCGCCAGACGTATCTGCCAGCTATCAAGTGCAAGTGCTACGCGAAGGCAAGGCGGTCAGCCAACTGCTGGGGCAGGTGGTGCAGGGCGGGGAAGTAATGACCCTGGCCCAGGCCAGCTTCGGCGCATCACGGCCTTCAGAGATCGATGTGCCGGCCTTGCCCGCGCCAACCTTCAAGCATTGGGACGAATGCCAGGAACTGCCCTATATCAAAGGCGTGACGCCTGAGTTCATGCGCCATCTGGCGATGCGCTGGAGCGTCGGCGGCTTGCCGTTCACGGGCAACAAATCCCGGGAGATGGGCGGCTGGGTACGTTTGCGGGGGGACGTGAAGGAGGAGCCTTTGACCGAAGCGCATATCCTCGCGCTGGTGGATGCCTGGCCACCGGCCTTGCTCCCGCACCTCAAGCGGCCGGCGGCGGGCAGCACCTTGACCTGGACCATCGAATTCATCCAGCCCCTGGCGCAGTTGACGACCCTGGATTGGTGCCAGTACCACGTCGAGATCGAGCATGCCCGCGATGGCTACGGCCATGCCGCTGCGATGTTGTGGGGGCCTGACGGTCAGTTGATCGCCATCAGCCGTCAGACCGTGGTGGTCTTCGCCTGA
- a CDS encoding Mpo1-like protein produces the protein MGKRHPNLPAWQWRVYPQNHQHPTNLVLHLIAVPLFIVGFLLIVSGVFSLSLASFAIGVVGVLAGLALQRHGHSLEAQASEPFSDRKDAVQRLVVEQFVTFPRFVLSGGWWQAWRQRHRH, from the coding sequence ATGGGCAAACGTCACCCCAATCTCCCGGCCTGGCAATGGCGCGTCTACCCGCAGAACCATCAGCACCCGACCAATCTGGTATTGCACCTGATTGCCGTGCCGCTGTTCATCGTCGGGTTTCTGCTGATTGTGTCCGGCGTATTCAGCCTGAGCCTGGCCAGTTTTGCCATCGGTGTAGTCGGCGTACTCGCCGGCCTTGCCCTGCAGCGCCATGGCCATAGCCTGGAAGCCCAGGCCAGCGAGCCATTCAGTGATCGTAAAGATGCGGTGCAGCGCCTGGTGGTCGAGCAGTTCGTGACCTTTCCGCGCTTTGTCCTCAGCGGTGGCTGGTGGCAAGCCTGGCGTCAGCGCCACCGCCACTAA
- a CDS encoding methyl-accepting chemotaxis protein, whose amino-acid sequence MGAWLSNISLKYKFWAVNAVAFITTLLLVLYAVHLEQQARSHASQASAQAQGRLLGAWPAGQPLPKDEHWLVFQRGLAPELADQDLSALSEAQGWVELNPMPLFGENPLLGAEVISRADGQQIAVLAYAPSLSQVFTERFTNYAVAVLILMLAMLCASQLLIRFLLAQLNTLKDVMLHVEKTGDLSARVPLACKDEVGQMASAFNAMQAGYQRVVSTVARTAKLLDDGAARLASSMNEVQHGMLGQQSETDQAATAINEMTATVYHIAQHAGATRDLSQTADTLAGSGQEVVTRVQRSIAGLSTGVQQTAEMIQKLAEDSQKINGVVGVIHSIAEQTNLLALNAAIEAARAGEMGRGFAVVADEVRNLAKRVQSSTDEITRMVSALQAGTRDAVDFMQESSFKADDCVQQAQEAGASLAEITSAVAQMRESNTQIAVAAEQQSHVAEEMNRAVVSIRDVTENTVQQTVDSATTSNELATLAGELSKAIGQLKL is encoded by the coding sequence CACCACACTGCTGCTGGTGCTGTATGCCGTGCACCTTGAGCAACAGGCTCGCAGCCATGCCTCCCAAGCCTCGGCACAAGCCCAGGGCCGCTTGCTCGGCGCGTGGCCGGCCGGGCAACCGCTGCCCAAGGACGAGCACTGGCTGGTGTTCCAGCGGGGCCTGGCTCCCGAACTGGCAGACCAGGACCTGTCCGCCCTCAGCGAAGCCCAAGGCTGGGTCGAGTTAAACCCTATGCCGCTGTTCGGCGAAAACCCGTTGCTGGGCGCCGAAGTCATCTCCCGCGCCGACGGCCAGCAAATCGCCGTGCTGGCTTATGCGCCGAGCCTGAGCCAGGTGTTTACCGAACGCTTCACCAACTATGCAGTGGCGGTGCTGATCCTGATGCTGGCGATGCTTTGCGCCTCGCAACTGCTGATCCGCTTTTTGCTCGCCCAACTCAACACCTTGAAAGACGTGATGCTGCACGTCGAGAAAACCGGCGACCTCTCGGCCCGCGTGCCCCTGGCGTGCAAGGATGAGGTCGGGCAGATGGCCAGTGCCTTCAACGCCATGCAGGCCGGCTACCAACGCGTGGTAAGCACCGTGGCGCGCACCGCCAAACTGCTGGACGACGGCGCCGCACGCCTGGCCAGCAGCATGAATGAAGTCCAGCACGGCATGCTCGGCCAGCAAAGCGAGACTGACCAGGCAGCCACCGCGATCAATGAAATGACCGCCACCGTGTACCACATTGCCCAGCACGCCGGCGCCACACGGGACCTGTCCCAGACCGCCGACACCCTGGCCGGCAGCGGCCAGGAAGTAGTGACCCGGGTCCAGCGTTCGATTGCCGGGTTGTCCACCGGTGTGCAGCAGACCGCCGAAATGATCCAGAAGCTGGCCGAGGACAGTCAGAAGATCAATGGCGTGGTCGGGGTGATCCATAGCATCGCCGAACAGACCAACTTACTGGCCCTCAACGCGGCCATCGAAGCCGCTCGCGCCGGGGAGATGGGCCGCGGCTTTGCCGTAGTAGCCGATGAAGTACGCAACCTGGCCAAGCGCGTGCAAAGCTCCACCGATGAGATCACACGCATGGTCTCAGCCCTGCAGGCCGGCACCCGGGATGCGGTGGATTTTATGCAGGAAAGCTCGTTCAAGGCCGATGACTGCGTGCAGCAGGCCCAGGAAGCCGGCGCCTCACTCGCTGAAATCACCAGCGCCGTGGCGCAGATGCGCGAGAGCAACACGCAGATTGCGGTCGCCGCCGAACAGCAGAGCCATGTAGCCGAAGAGATGAACCGCGCGGTGGTGAGCATCCGCGATGTCACGGAAAACACCGTGCAACAGACCGTGGACTCAGCGACCACCAGCAACGAACTGGCAACCCTGGCTGGCGAGTTGAGCAAGGCCATCGGCCAACTGAAGTTGTGA